Proteins co-encoded in one Afipia sp. P52-10 genomic window:
- a CDS encoding NAD(P)/FAD-dependent oxidoreductase gives MARYDVVVIGAGLGGLTTAAILAREGRKVLVIERGNSVGGAASSYKAGDLFIEASLHKTSSPEDTRDPKHRALTRAGVLDKLEWVSTGSIYEVRGGPLRAPFVLPAGFDAAQAALAQAFPDSRAGIAAILSDMEQIAEAVGKLAGEGTFDNPLHSLDRLKAALPGLNHWDASLAQRLEQAFGRDEGVKCALAGNLWHYHDDPATLWWIVFASAQGGYVQSGGRYVKTGSQRLSSALARAIKQAGGEVILRRVATGIETDGKGRVRAVTHVAKAGGDPQTVEADRIVSNAAPGIAAALLPRPEGTALSESYADRPPSVSLFALTLGLSRPPAEVGLTAYSTQLLPPWMSTLDDYAKGTALFAGEPGSAMPPMSIVNYSAIDSGVPAHPHIISIVGTDRLSNWSGVERPVYTAKRARWQEAIVAYLDRLYPGLQAAVAAISFNTASSMVSYLNAPNGAAYGFAPVPPTAPLKTPRSPRTVVDGLYLASAYGGYGGYNGVIQAGQACADTIIAGG, from the coding sequence ATGGCGCGCTATGACGTGGTGGTGATCGGCGCCGGTCTCGGCGGGCTGACGACGGCAGCGATCCTCGCGCGCGAGGGGCGCAAGGTGCTCGTGATCGAGCGCGGCAACTCGGTCGGCGGCGCCGCCTCCAGCTACAAGGCCGGCGACCTGTTCATCGAGGCGTCGCTGCACAAAACCTCCAGTCCGGAAGATACCCGCGACCCGAAGCACCGCGCGCTGACCCGCGCCGGCGTGCTGGACAAGCTGGAATGGGTCTCCACCGGATCGATCTACGAGGTGCGCGGCGGGCCGCTGCGGGCTCCGTTCGTTCTGCCCGCGGGCTTCGATGCCGCGCAGGCAGCACTGGCGCAGGCCTTCCCGGATTCGCGCGCGGGCATCGCGGCGATCCTCAGCGACATGGAGCAGATCGCCGAGGCGGTCGGCAAGCTTGCGGGCGAAGGCACGTTCGACAACCCGCTGCACAGCCTCGACCGGCTGAAGGCCGCGCTGCCCGGGCTGAACCACTGGGACGCGTCATTGGCGCAGCGGCTCGAGCAGGCGTTCGGTCGCGACGAAGGGGTGAAATGCGCGCTCGCCGGCAATCTCTGGCACTATCACGACGATCCGGCGACGCTGTGGTGGATCGTGTTCGCGAGCGCACAGGGTGGCTACGTGCAGAGTGGCGGCCGCTATGTGAAGACCGGTTCGCAGCGGCTTTCCAGTGCGCTGGCCCGCGCGATCAAGCAGGCGGGCGGCGAGGTGATCCTGCGCCGCGTCGCCACCGGCATCGAGACCGACGGCAAGGGCCGCGTCCGCGCCGTTACCCATGTTGCCAAGGCCGGCGGCGATCCGCAGACGGTGGAAGCCGATCGCATCGTCAGCAACGCCGCGCCCGGCATCGCCGCTGCGCTGCTGCCGCGCCCCGAAGGCACCGCGCTGAGCGAGAGCTACGCGGATCGCCCGCCGTCGGTGTCGCTGTTCGCGCTCACCCTCGGCCTGTCACGCCCACCGGCGGAGGTCGGCCTCACCGCCTATTCGACCCAGTTGCTGCCGCCCTGGATGAGCACGCTCGACGACTATGCCAAAGGCACGGCGCTGTTCGCAGGCGAGCCCGGCAGCGCGATGCCGCCGATGTCGATCGTCAACTATTCGGCAATCGATTCCGGCGTGCCCGCGCACCCGCACATCATCTCCATCGTCGGCACCGACCGCCTGAGCAACTGGAGCGGCGTGGAGCGACCGGTCTACACCGCCAAGCGCGCACGCTGGCAGGAGGCGATAGTCGCCTATCTCGACCGGCTCTATCCGGGATTGCAGGCCGCCGTCGCCGCGATCTCGTTCAACACCGCGAGCTCGATGGTGAGCTATCTCAATGCGCCGAACGGTGCCGCCTACGGCTTCGCACCGGTGCCACCGACAGCACCGTTGAAAACGCCGCGCTCGCCGCGCACGGTGGTCGATGGCCTCTATCTCGCCTCCGCCTATGGAGGGTATGGCGGCTACAACGGCGTGATCCAGGCCGGACAAGCCTGCGCCGACACGATCATCGCCGGCGGCTGA
- the groL gene encoding chaperonin GroEL (60 kDa chaperone family; promotes refolding of misfolded polypeptides especially under stressful conditions; forms two stacked rings of heptamers to form a barrel-shaped 14mer; ends can be capped by GroES; misfolded proteins enter the barrel where they are refolded when GroES binds): MSAKDVKFSGDARDRMLRGVDTLANAVKVTLGPKGRNVVIDRSFGAPRITKDGVSVAKEIELEDKFENMGAQMLREVASKTNDTAGDGTTTATVLAQAIVREGAKAVAAGMNPMDLKRGIDLAVTAVVKDIEKRAKPVASSSEVAQVGTISANGDNTIGKMIAQAMQKVGNEGVITVEEAKSLDTEVDIVEGMKFDRGYLSPYFITNAEKMTAELEDAFVLLHEKKLSGLQAMLPVLEAVVQSGRPLLIIAEDVEGEALATLVVNRLRGGLKVAAVKAPGFGDRRKAMLEDIAILTGGQLISEELGIKLESVTVNMLGRAKKVVIDKENTTIVNGAGKKKDIEARVGQIKAQIEETTSDYDREKLQERLAKLAGGVAVIKVGGATEVEVKEKKDRVEDALNATRAAVQEGIVPGGGTALLRAKKAVGRLTNDNSDVQAGINIVLRALEAPLRQIAENAGVEGSIVVGKILETKDETYGFDAQNEEYVDMVAKGIIDPAKVVRTALQDAASVAGLLVTTEAMIAELPKEAAPAMPAGGGMGGMGGMGF, encoded by the coding sequence ATGTCAGCCAAAGACGTCAAATTCTCCGGCGATGCGCGCGACCGCATGCTGCGCGGCGTCGATACCCTCGCCAATGCCGTCAAGGTGACGCTCGGTCCGAAGGGCCGCAACGTCGTCATCGACCGCTCGTTCGGCGCCCCGCGCATCACCAAGGACGGCGTCAGCGTCGCCAAGGAGATCGAGCTCGAGGACAAGTTCGAGAACATGGGCGCGCAGATGCTGCGCGAGGTCGCCAGCAAGACCAACGACACCGCGGGTGACGGCACCACTACCGCCACCGTGCTGGCGCAGGCGATCGTGCGCGAAGGCGCGAAGGCGGTTGCCGCCGGCATGAACCCGATGGACCTGAAGCGTGGCATCGACCTCGCCGTCACGGCCGTCGTCAAGGACATCGAGAAGCGCGCCAAGCCGGTCGCCTCTTCCTCGGAAGTGGCCCAGGTCGGCACCATCTCGGCCAACGGCGACAACACCATCGGCAAGATGATCGCCCAAGCGATGCAGAAGGTCGGCAACGAAGGCGTCATCACCGTCGAGGAAGCCAAGTCGCTCGACACCGAGGTCGATATCGTCGAGGGCATGAAATTCGACCGTGGCTATCTGTCGCCGTACTTCATCACCAACGCCGAGAAGATGACCGCCGAGCTGGAAGATGCGTTCGTGCTGCTGCACGAGAAGAAGCTCTCCGGCCTGCAGGCGATGCTGCCGGTGCTCGAAGCCGTCGTGCAGTCGGGCCGTCCGCTCCTGATCATCGCTGAGGACGTCGAAGGCGAAGCGCTCGCCACGCTCGTCGTCAACCGCCTGCGCGGCGGCCTCAAGGTCGCTGCCGTGAAGGCGCCGGGCTTCGGCGATCGCCGCAAGGCGATGCTGGAAGATATCGCGATCCTGACCGGCGGCCAGCTGATCTCCGAGGAACTCGGCATCAAGCTCGAGAGCGTGACCGTCAACATGCTCGGCCGTGCGAAGAAGGTGGTGATCGACAAGGAGAACACCACGATCGTCAACGGCGCCGGCAAGAAGAAGGACATCGAGGCCCGCGTCGGCCAGATCAAGGCGCAGATCGAAGAGACCACCTCGGACTACGACCGTGAGAAGCTGCAGGAGCGTCTTGCCAAGCTCGCCGGCGGTGTCGCCGTGATCAAGGTCGGCGGTGCGACCGAGGTCGAGGTGAAGGAGAAGAAGGACCGCGTCGAGGACGCGCTCAACGCGACCCGCGCGGCGGTGCAGGAAGGCATCGTTCCCGGCGGCGGCACCGCGCTGCTGCGTGCCAAGAAGGCGGTCGGCCGTCTCACCAACGACAACTCGGACGTGCAGGCCGGCATCAACATCGTGCTGCGCGCACTGGAGGCTCCGCTCCGCCAGATCGCCGAGAACGCCGGTGTCGAGGGCTCGATCGTGGTCGGCAAGATCCTTGAGACCAAGGATGAGACCTACGGCTTCGACGCGCAGAACGAAGAGTATGTCGATATGGTCGCCAAGGGCATCATCGACCCGGCCAAGGTCGTGCGTACAGCACTGCAGGACGCAGCGTCGGTGGCGGGCCTGCTGGTCACCACCGAGGCCATGATCGCGGAACTGCCGAAGGAAGCGGCTCCGGCGATGCCGGCCGGCGGCGGGATGGGCGGCATGGGCGGCATGGGCTTCTAA
- the groES gene encoding co-chaperone GroES, with protein sequence MAKTKFRPLHDRVVVKRIDAEEKTAGGIIIPDSAKEKPSQGQVVAVGPGGRDETGKLIPIDIKVGDKVLFGKWSGTEVKLDGEELLIMKESDIMGVLS encoded by the coding sequence ATGGCCAAGACGAAGTTCCGTCCGCTCCACGATCGTGTCGTCGTCAAGCGCATCGACGCTGAAGAGAAGACCGCGGGCGGCATCATCATCCCCGACTCCGCCAAGGAGAAGCCCTCGCAGGGCCAGGTGGTCGCCGTCGGCCCGGGCGGCCGCGACGAGACCGGCAAGCTGATCCCGATCGACATCAAGGTCGGCGACAAGGTGCTGTTCGGCAAGTGGTCCGGCACCGAGGTCAAGCTCGATGGTGAAGAGCTCCTGATCATGAAGGAGTCCGACATCATGGGCGTGCTGTCGTAA
- a CDS encoding MFS transporter — translation MLHSIFTGPTRAITVLSVTQILGWGALYYPPALVSSLITAEYGWSFAVAMLGLSVGLGVSGLLSPYACGLVDKHGGNRVMAIGALIGACGLVGVVLAVDPVTYLLAWVLIGAAMASTLYDASFATLTYLYGPAARRPITIVTFAGGLASTIAWPATHLLIEMIGWRGAYLVFAALLAFVVAPLHAFALPRERIKDSAPQPAQQAAPPAKLLPPRGWPFVLIAAGFSMGAFVMSGIAAHLLGMLQRGGLDAGAAVTVGALIGPAQVASRFADFATKGRAHPLWIARGGMALMTLAFVMLLVAGISFPMAVLFAVLYGAANGIMTIARGALTLLLFGPVGYGHVLGRIARPAQILQATAPFVLAFAVEHASDQVVLAVSACGTLLALICFVLLKRPA, via the coding sequence ATGCTGCACAGCATCTTCACAGGTCCCACGCGCGCGATCACCGTTCTGTCGGTGACGCAGATTCTCGGCTGGGGCGCGCTGTATTACCCGCCGGCGCTGGTCTCCTCGCTGATTACCGCCGAATATGGCTGGTCGTTCGCGGTGGCGATGCTCGGCCTGTCGGTCGGGCTCGGCGTATCCGGACTGCTCTCGCCCTATGCCTGCGGCCTCGTCGACAAGCACGGCGGCAACCGGGTGATGGCGATCGGCGCGCTGATCGGCGCCTGCGGCCTGGTGGGGGTCGTACTGGCGGTCGATCCGGTCACCTACCTGCTGGCGTGGGTGTTGATCGGCGCGGCGATGGCTTCGACGCTGTATGACGCCTCGTTCGCGACGCTGACCTATCTCTACGGCCCGGCGGCCCGGCGGCCGATCACCATCGTCACCTTCGCCGGCGGACTTGCATCCACCATCGCCTGGCCGGCGACGCACCTGCTGATCGAGATGATCGGCTGGCGCGGCGCCTATCTGGTGTTCGCCGCCCTGCTCGCCTTCGTCGTCGCACCGTTGCATGCCTTCGCGCTTCCGCGCGAGCGGATCAAGGACAGCGCGCCGCAGCCCGCCCAGCAGGCCGCGCCGCCAGCGAAACTGCTGCCGCCGCGCGGCTGGCCGTTCGTTTTGATCGCGGCCGGCTTTTCGATGGGGGCGTTCGTGATGTCGGGGATCGCCGCGCATCTGCTCGGCATGCTGCAGCGGGGTGGCCTCGATGCGGGTGCGGCCGTGACGGTCGGCGCGCTGATCGGCCCGGCCCAGGTCGCCTCGCGCTTCGCTGATTTCGCGACCAAGGGCCGGGCGCATCCGTTGTGGATCGCCCGCGGCGGCATGGCGCTGATGACGCTGGCGTTCGTCATGCTGCTGGTCGCGGGCATTTCGTTCCCGATGGCGGTGCTGTTCGCCGTGCTTTACGGGGCCGCGAACGGCATCATGACGATTGCCCGCGGCGCATTGACCCTGCTGCTGTTCGGCCCCGTCGGCTATGGTCATGTGCTCGGCCGCATCGCCCGCCCGGCGCAGATCCTGCAGGCGACCGCGCCGTTCGTACTGGCGTTCGCGGTGGAGCATGCGTCGGATCAGGTGGTGCTGGCAGTGTCCGCCTGCGGCACGCTGCTGGCGCTGATCTGCTTCGTGCTGCTCAAGCGGCCGGCCTGA
- a CDS encoding protein phosphatase CheZ, producing MAVQRKRFRIEEIGPESMVVPADADAALMAYHNDIMAELRAIRAQMAAPHRESGITPAVAASASSQWTDSMQATLEAYRAQIEQCEKLKVELDLIHEAINRTKREIAVLHGKSFDGDEMTKVTGELGAVVGGTEEATQQILEAAEAIDEAASALAKAPTADIQAQLAQDIQERVISIFEACNFQDLTGQRISKVMATMKFIEHHINVMMEIWGGVDHIKAHAPPIVDDRIGDARLLNGPKGPGEDGHASQNDIDALFG from the coding sequence ATGGCTGTTCAACGCAAGCGCTTTCGCATCGAAGAAATCGGACCTGAGAGCATGGTCGTGCCGGCGGACGCAGACGCCGCGCTGATGGCCTATCACAACGACATCATGGCCGAGCTGCGCGCGATCCGCGCCCAGATGGCCGCGCCGCATCGCGAGAGCGGCATCACTCCCGCCGTCGCCGCCTCAGCCTCCTCGCAGTGGACCGACAGCATGCAGGCGACGCTCGAAGCCTATCGCGCCCAGATCGAGCAGTGCGAGAAGCTCAAGGTCGAGCTCGACCTGATCCATGAGGCGATCAATCGCACCAAGCGAGAGATCGCCGTGCTGCACGGCAAGAGCTTCGATGGCGACGAGATGACCAAGGTCACCGGTGAACTCGGCGCCGTGGTCGGCGGCACCGAAGAGGCGACCCAGCAAATTCTCGAAGCGGCGGAGGCGATCGACGAAGCCGCCAGCGCGCTGGCGAAGGCGCCCACTGCGGATATCCAGGCGCAACTCGCCCAAGACATCCAGGAGCGGGTGATCTCGATCTTCGAAGCCTGCAACTTCCAGGATCTCACCGGCCAGCGCATCAGCAAGGTGATGGCGACGATGAAGTTCATCGAGCATCACATCAACGTCATGATGGAGATCTGGGGTGGTGTCGATCACATCAAGGCGCACGCGCCGCCGATCGTCGACGACCGCATCGGCGATGCCCGCCTGCTGAACGGACCGAAAGGCCCCGGCGAGGATGGACACGCCTCGCAGAACGACATCGACGCGCTGTTCGGCTGA
- a CDS encoding L,D-transpeptidase, whose protein sequence is MFRKTVRALVLSAAVLVTALTDQAAAQYAAQYPAQAGYDSRSNMGGGFIEFLFGEQPQASPYQERYQRPRYAPQADPYQPPQSYQRRPMYREEREEAYEPATPGRPAMDPKYLKQAVSYSGREPAGTIVIDTPNKFLYLVQADGQALRYGIGVGRPGFTWSGVKTVTAKKEWPSWVPPAEMLKRRPDLPRYMEGGPDNPLGARAMYLGSTLYRIHGSNEPWTIGTSVSSGCIRMRNEDVIDLYERVKVGTRVVVI, encoded by the coding sequence ATGTTCAGGAAAACTGTCCGTGCGCTGGTGCTCAGCGCTGCCGTCCTCGTGACGGCTCTCACCGACCAGGCGGCGGCGCAATACGCTGCGCAGTATCCCGCTCAGGCCGGCTACGACAGCCGCTCCAATATGGGCGGCGGCTTCATCGAATTCCTGTTCGGCGAGCAGCCGCAGGCTTCGCCCTATCAAGAGCGCTATCAGCGGCCGCGTTACGCGCCGCAGGCGGACCCGTATCAGCCGCCGCAATCGTATCAGCGCCGGCCGATGTATCGCGAGGAGCGCGAAGAGGCTTATGAGCCGGCGACGCCCGGACGTCCGGCGATGGACCCGAAATACCTGAAGCAGGCGGTTAGCTATTCCGGCCGCGAGCCGGCAGGCACGATCGTCATCGATACGCCAAACAAGTTTCTCTATCTCGTGCAGGCCGACGGCCAGGCGCTGCGCTATGGTATCGGCGTCGGCCGTCCGGGCTTTACCTGGTCGGGCGTGAAGACGGTCACGGCGAAGAAGGAATGGCCATCATGGGTGCCGCCGGCGGAAATGCTGAAGCGCCGCCCCGACCTGCCGCGCTACATGGAGGGCGGCCCGGACAATCCGCTCGGCGCGCGGGCGATGTATCTCGGCTCCACGCTGTACCGCATCCATGGCTCGAACGAGCCGTGGACGATCGGCACCTCGGTCTCGTCGGGCTGCATTCGCATGCGCAACGAGGACGTGATCGACCTCTATGAACGCGTCAAGGTCGGCACCCGCGTCGTGGTGATCTGA
- a CDS encoding MaoC/PaaZ C-terminal domain-containing protein: MSEYDVEQVTPYKGLRYKKRTMKVDAEDEARLMGLCGIDPAVFRGCADPSAFISFAIREGDRNGISSNGGVNMVQGLVQSRPLRLDETITVTGEILDVQQSPRGRVTTSETWYHGENGELGITSKRTSLKTDPTQYADPKLRGAGERPAPVVADPSKLRAFGRFTLTPADVVAYGRDTTNPIHTHEDAAKRAGYRAPIIGGGQGVRFLTAALWKEFAPKAVDMDIYFRRPLFWDDSFDIMVEETGGKWTAMCLAKDGKVATEMRINALTA; the protein is encoded by the coding sequence ATGAGCGAATACGATGTCGAGCAGGTCACGCCGTACAAGGGGCTGCGCTACAAGAAGCGGACCATGAAGGTGGACGCCGAGGACGAAGCGCGGCTGATGGGCCTGTGCGGCATCGACCCGGCGGTGTTCCGCGGCTGTGCCGATCCGTCCGCGTTCATCAGCTTCGCCATTCGCGAGGGCGATCGCAACGGCATCTCCTCGAATGGCGGCGTCAACATGGTGCAGGGGCTGGTGCAGTCGCGGCCGTTGCGGCTCGATGAAACCATCACCGTGACTGGCGAGATCCTGGACGTGCAGCAGTCGCCGCGCGGCCGCGTCACCACCAGCGAGACCTGGTATCATGGCGAGAACGGCGAACTCGGCATCACCTCCAAGCGTACGTCGCTGAAGACGGATCCGACCCAGTATGCCGACCCGAAGCTGCGCGGCGCGGGCGAGCGGCCGGCGCCGGTGGTGGCCGATCCGTCGAAGCTGCGCGCGTTCGGCCGCTTCACGCTGACGCCGGCGGATGTCGTGGCCTATGGCCGCGACACCACCAACCCGATCCACACCCATGAGGACGCCGCCAAGCGCGCCGGCTATCGCGCGCCGATCATCGGCGGCGGGCAGGGCGTGCGCTTCCTCACCGCAGCGCTCTGGAAGGAGTTCGCGCCGAAGGCGGTGGACATGGACATCTACTTCCGCCGTCCGCTGTTCTGGGACGACAGCTTCGACATCATGGTCGAGGAGACGGGTGGCAAATGGACGGCGATGTGCCTCGCCAAGGACGGCAAGGTCGCGACCGAAATGCGGATCAATGCGCTGACGGCTTAA
- a CDS encoding DUF2076 domain-containing protein — protein sequence MNREERALVDDLFERLSKLENSPRDPDAMAAISQGLSRAPNAVYALVQTVLVQDEALKRADARIEELEQAMAPAPQEQQGGFLDSMRSAILGQPSRGGSVPNVRAGSGDRPVWNSNPAYQADPRQADPRMTPPQPGAPQPGGPVGGGGSFLGTAAAAAAGVIGGSLLMNSIGGLMGGAKHGFGDASAAGKESGGSNPWSSGGDQSKGDLARDAGVNDVGRSAQNDTESRQGMFDQASNENYDDDDDGDDYDSDDFDDGGDSDFA from the coding sequence ATGAACCGCGAAGAACGCGCACTGGTCGATGACCTGTTCGAGCGTCTGAGCAAGTTGGAGAATTCACCGCGCGACCCCGATGCGATGGCCGCCATTTCGCAAGGGTTGTCGCGTGCGCCGAACGCCGTCTATGCGCTGGTGCAGACGGTGCTGGTGCAGGACGAGGCGCTGAAACGCGCCGACGCGCGCATCGAAGAGCTGGAGCAGGCCATGGCTCCCGCGCCGCAGGAGCAGCAGGGCGGCTTCCTCGACAGCATGCGCAGCGCGATCCTCGGCCAGCCGAGCCGTGGCGGCTCGGTCCCGAACGTACGCGCGGGCTCCGGCGACCGCCCGGTCTGGAACAGCAATCCTGCCTATCAGGCTGATCCACGGCAAGCCGATCCCCGCATGACGCCGCCGCAACCAGGCGCGCCGCAACCAGGCGGCCCGGTCGGCGGTGGCGGCTCGTTCCTCGGCACCGCAGCGGCAGCCGCTGCGGGCGTGATCGGCGGTTCGCTCCTGATGAACAGCATCGGCGGGCTGATGGGCGGCGCCAAGCACGGCTTCGGCGATGCGTCCGCCGCCGGCAAGGAGAGCGGCGGCAGCAATCCCTGGAGCAGCGGCGGCGACCAGTCGAAGGGCGACCTCGCCCGCGATGCCGGCGTCAACGACGTCGGCCGCTCGGCCCAGAACGATACGGAGTCCCGTCAGGGCATGTTCGATCAGGCCTCGAACGAGAACTATGACGATGATGACGACGGGGACGATTACGACTCCGACGATTTCGACGATGGCGGCGACAGCGACTTTGCGTAA
- a CDS encoding ChbG/HpnK family deacetylase — protein MTAAPAPRRISLCADDYGMSEGVNRAIRDLIGKGRLSATSVMVVGPAFTRNEIDDLKAVARDRPGFSIGLHLTLTAPYHPLTLHFRPQKHGEFLKLGKLLQTALLRRLDVEIFRAEIVAQIEAFTTMLGRAPDYVDGHQHAQLFPQVRDAFLSAVKEHAPNAWVRQCGRGGEKPRPVKDAKALMLDVLSVAFRERATRAGLRFNPAFAGAYKFSKKPDFGKLFERFLHRLPDGGLIMCHPGFVDATLVALDPLTDQRRAEYDWLMSDDFPRMLAANNVTLA, from the coding sequence ATGACCGCAGCGCCTGCGCCCCGCCGGATCTCGCTCTGTGCCGACGACTACGGCATGAGCGAAGGCGTCAACCGCGCGATCCGCGACTTGATCGGCAAGGGCCGGCTCAGCGCGACCTCGGTGATGGTGGTGGGGCCGGCCTTCACCCGCAACGAGATCGACGATCTCAAGGCCGTTGCCCGCGACCGGCCGGGCTTTTCGATCGGCCTGCACCTGACGCTGACGGCGCCGTATCACCCCCTCACCCTGCATTTCCGGCCGCAGAAGCATGGCGAATTCCTGAAACTCGGCAAGCTGCTGCAGACCGCACTGCTGCGTCGGTTGGACGTCGAGATCTTCCGCGCCGAGATCGTCGCCCAGATCGAGGCCTTTACCACGATGCTCGGTCGCGCCCCCGACTATGTCGATGGCCATCAGCACGCGCAGCTCTTTCCGCAGGTGCGCGATGCCTTCCTCTCGGCGGTGAAGGAGCATGCGCCGAACGCCTGGGTGCGGCAGTGCGGCCGCGGCGGCGAGAAGCCGCGCCCCGTCAAGGACGCGAAAGCGTTGATGCTGGACGTACTGAGCGTCGCGTTCCGCGAGCGCGCGACGCGCGCCGGGCTGCGCTTCAATCCGGCCTTCGCCGGCGCCTACAAATTCTCGAAGAAGCCGGATTTCGGCAAGCTGTTCGAACGCTTCCTGCACCGGCTGCCGGACGGCGGATTGATCATGTGCCATCCGGGATTCGTTGATGCGACGCTGGTCGCGCTCGACCCGCTGACCGATCAGCGCCGGGCCGAATACGACTGGCTGATGAGCGACGACTTCCCCCGCATGCTCGCGGCGAACAATGTAACGTTGGCATGA
- a CDS encoding glycosyltransferase family 2 protein produces the protein MTTLGADISDLTADARSAAAKGLSIVVPLYNEGAGLKRLHDNIAALATTLKDAYGLRCEVVYVNDGSADDTLEVAQALPATTLDVSVISLSRNFGKEAALMAGLDHAQRGGAVLFMDGDGQHPPALVETLVKHWIEGGYDVVYTAKAHRKNESAVLRLSVKGFYALMNFRARHKIPEDAGDFRLLSPRAAAALRQLPERNRFFKGLSSWIGFRQMRVDYEPAPRAHGQSSFNPARLIGLSIDGLTSFSVAPLRLASLFGAAIAFAAFLFGLSILWETFIDGKSVPGYASVIVGVMVLGGMQLVMIGVVGEYIGKIIYELKARPVYFVAEKIVKRAGADSMQGSLPLPDQARSPTSRTAAE, from the coding sequence CTTTACAACGAGGGCGCGGGACTCAAGCGGCTGCATGACAACATCGCCGCCCTCGCGACCACGTTGAAAGACGCCTACGGCCTGCGCTGCGAGGTGGTGTACGTGAACGACGGCAGCGCCGACGATACGCTGGAAGTGGCACAGGCCCTGCCGGCCACCACTCTCGACGTCAGCGTGATCTCGTTGTCGCGCAACTTCGGCAAGGAGGCCGCGCTGATGGCGGGGCTCGACCATGCCCAGCGCGGCGGCGCGGTGCTGTTCATGGACGGCGACGGCCAACACCCGCCGGCCCTGGTGGAGACGCTGGTCAAGCACTGGATCGAGGGCGGCTACGACGTCGTCTACACCGCGAAGGCGCACCGCAAGAACGAATCCGCCGTGCTGCGGCTTTCGGTGAAGGGATTCTATGCGCTGATGAACTTCCGCGCCCGGCACAAGATTCCGGAGGATGCGGGCGACTTTCGCCTGCTCTCGCCGCGCGCAGCGGCGGCGCTGCGGCAACTGCCCGAGCGCAACCGCTTCTTCAAGGGGCTGTCGAGCTGGATCGGCTTCCGCCAGATGCGGGTGGACTACGAGCCTGCGCCGCGCGCCCATGGCCAGTCCTCGTTCAATCCGGCGCGGCTGATCGGCCTGTCGATCGACGGCCTGACGTCGTTCTCGGTGGCGCCGCTGCGCCTCGCCAGCCTGTTCGGTGCGGCGATCGCCTTCGCCGCCTTCTTGTTCGGCCTGTCGATCCTGTGGGAGACGTTCATCGACGGCAAATCCGTCCCCGGCTATGCGTCGGTGATCGTCGGCGTGATGGTGCTCGGCGGCATGCAATTGGTGATGATCGGCGTCGTCGGCGAATACATCGGCAAGATCATCTACGAACTGAAGGCGCGGCCGGTCTACTTCGTGGCCGAAAAGATCGTCAAGCGGGCGGGAGCCGACAGCATGCAGGGCAGTCTGCCGCTTCCCGACCAGGCCCGCTCGCCAACATCCCGGACCGCGGCCGAATGA